The Spirosoma oryzicola region ATCAGATACTCTTCTTCCGGCACTTGCCCTTTGTCGCCGTACATCAACTCCGACTCCATGAAAATGACGGGATCATTATCACGAATGGACGATTTTAGCAACCCTTTTGCATCGTAAGGGTTCGATGGAACGACAACTTTCAGACCGGGCGTGTTGGCAAACCAGTTCTCAAAGTTCTGTGAGTGCTGGCTCGATAGCATTCCGGCATTGCCCGTAGGTCCCCGAAACACAATCGGGCAGGAATATTGCCCGCCCGACATCGACATTACTTTAGCCGCTGAGTTAATGACCTGGTCAATCGCTACCAGCGAAAAGTTGAAGGTCATGAATTCAATAATGGGGCGGAGACCGTTCATGGCCGAGCCGACGCCAATACCAGCGAAGCCTAATTCGGCGATGGGCGTATCGATAACCCGTTCTGGACCAAATTCGTCCAGCATTCCCTGACTGACTTTATAAGCACCGTTGTATTCGGCTACTTCTTCGCCCATCAGATACACTTTCGAATCCCGGCGCATTTCTTCCGACATGGCCTCCCGCAGGGCTTCGCGGAACTGTATTTCTCTCATCCTGAATCGGTTGATTTCGTTTTATGTTACTCCCGATAACCTAACGGCTTTGGGGAACATTCGCTTAAAAAACTGATCAAAATTAGACAAAATGCCCTGATTCGTCAAATGATCGTTGACAGCTTCGCGCAATATCCGATAAAGAGTTTCATTCAGCTTCTGCTAAATAACGGAAATGATGCAACCAGCGTCCTGCTTTCTGCATCATTGGATTGAATCTACCCATCCGATTCAGAGCTCTTTATGCTTACCACCGGCTTGATTTACATGATTTCTACTACCGCTTATTGCGCAATGACAACGCTTTTCAGGGCTGATCAACCATTCATAAAACTGTTAAATTTTCCTAACAACATACTGTCTTCCTTTACCTCCGCTTAGCTTTACCTCATTAGGCACTGATACCTAAACTATTACCTTCTCCCTTCATGAAAAACCTATTCTTATTCTTACTTTTTTTCGTGCCTCTACTTACGATTGGCCAATCCAATCCGGGGCGCGTTACGGGTTCGTTAGCGGACTCAACGACCACGAAATCGATTCCTTTTGCGACAGTAGCGCTACAGACCAGCGACAGTAAAATTGTCTCCGGCGTCACAACCGACGACCAGGGAGCTTTTGTTCTTGACAAAGTGGCTACCGGCGTTTACAAAGTAGTGATTTCCTTTGTCGGGTACCGCACCAAGACGATTGAAAAAATTGCTGTCACCTCGGAAAAGCCTGTCATCAATCTGGGAAAAATCGTGGTGTCACCCGATAGCCGCAATCTTAGTGAAGTTAACGTAGTCGGTCAGAAAGCCCTGGTAGAAGATAAGGGCGACCGACTGGTTTACAACGCCGAACGAGACGCGTCAAATACGGGCGGAACGGCAGTGGATGTACTGCGAAAAGCACCGATGCTTACGGTTGATCTGGATGGCAATCTAAAAATGCGAGGTAGCGGCAATATAAAAGTGCTGGTGAATGGCAAACCGTCGTCGATTATGGCCCGGAACCTGGCCGATGCACTCAAGCAAATGCCCGCTAACATTATAAAATCCGTTGAGGTTATTACCAGCCCCGGCGCTAAATACGATGCCGAAGGGTCAGCGGGTGTCATCAATATCATCACCAAGAAAGGCGTACAGGGCACCAATGGCACGGTTAACGTCACGGGTGGGAATCTGAATCGTTCGTTGGGTGGTAATTTGAACGTCAAAGGCAAAAAACTTGGTCTGGCAATCTCGCTGAACGGTTATCAGTATCGAAATATCGCTGAAAACAACAGTGTCCGGACGGCATTGACGGATGGCCAGCCAACCAGTGTTCTCAATCAAAGCACTTACCGGGACAACACGGGCACGGGCGGTTACGGCGAAATGAGCTTTGATTACGACCCTGACTCCACCAACCGCATCAACTTCTCGGCCAACGCCTGGGGCGGCAACTTTCCAATGAATAGTACGCTCGACAGCCGTCTGACGGATCCGCAAGGTGCCGTAATCCAGCAATACCATCGTGATATTAAGTTTCGTAATCCGTACGGTAACTCGGAGTTTAACCTCGGCTGGACGAAGTCATTCAAAAAATCCGGGCAGGAACTTTCTGTTCTAACGCAGTACGCCCGGATGCCCGACAACTACTATTACACCATTACGCAAAACGATATGCAGTCGGAGGTGCCGACTTACCTGGAACGCAGCACGAACCTCAGCCGCAACAACGAGTATACGTTCCAGACCGATTACGCGCATCCCTTTACGGCCCGTACCAAACGGGATACGCTTACGATCAAGGCCGAAGTCGGGGCAAAAACAATCCTGCGCGGCATCGGTAGCGAGTTTGTTATTGAACAAGCGTTGACAGGCATGGAAAGTAGTTATGCCATTGACCCTAACCGTTCGAATGAGTTTACCTACGATCAGCAGGTAATGGCGGGCTACGCATCCTTAAAGATCGATTCGAAACGAAAATGGAACCTGACGGCCGGAACCCGGCTCGAACATACCAGTATCCAGGGCGACTTTGTAACGACGAAGAGCCGGTTTACCAATCAGTATCAGAACCTGATTCCGAGCTTTACACTCGCCAAAACACTGAAGGACAAGCACACGTTCAAGGTAAGCTACACCCAACGAATTTCGCGGCCGCTGATCTGGTACTTAAATCCGTACCGTAATTACAGTGATCCAAAGAATGTTCAGACAGGTAACCCATACCTGAATCCTGAGCTCACCCACGCCACTGAATTGTCGTACAATACCTTTGGCAAAGAAGGTATGTCGTTCAACGCTGCTCTTTTCTGGCGGCAGACGAACAACTCCATTGAGTGGCTCTCGACGGTTGATGCGCAGGGCGCAGCGTTATCATCTCCCCAGAATATCGGTCGGAATGCCAGCTACGGTGCTAACGTAAACCTCACGCTACAACCTAATAAAAACTTTAATCTGAGCATCGGCAGCGACCTTACCTACGTCGATCTGACAAGTGTAGCGCTCAACCAGCGTACCAATGGCTGGGTATGGAGCACAACGCCGAACGCGTCTTATAAACTACCGAAAGACTTAACCATCCAAGCGAACGGCTACGTTGGTTCGGGCTGGATCTCGCTTCAAAGCCGCAACTCAGGCTGGTACTATTACGGGATATCGGCCAAGAAAGAGTTGATGGACAAAAAAGTTACGCTGACCCTAAATCTGAATAACCCCTTCAACCGAAGCGTCAAAATAACGGGTGACCAGTTTGCGCCTTCGTTTACGGCGCAGAACACCTCTCTTTTCGTAAACCGCTCATTCCGCCTGACGCTTAACTACAAATTCGGCCAGATGAGTTCGGGAGGGAAACAGAGCCGGAAAATTAGCAATGACGATAAGAAGTAGCGGGTTGCTATCCATACAACTCATTGGCAAGGCCGACGTAGCGACGTCGGCCTTTTTTATTGAAGCATCAAACGAGCCTCCTCGAGCAACGCTTGCTTTTGCGACAGCGACAGGTTCAACGGCAATTGAGCTGGTCCAACAAGACGACGGACAAGTTCGATACCCGTGAATTGTTTCCGCAACATCTCATCAAAACCTGTCGGTTTTTCGTAGTTCGACAAAATAACGTCCAGTACGGCGAAGGGTTGTTGCGCCATCATCAAATGGGCCATAAGGACGCCCAAATCAAATTCGGGAGGACCGTAAAAACAAAATTCCGGATCGATTATTTTAACAGCGGTCGTTTCTCCCGCAACGACCTGCAACCACCTTCCGGGGTGATAGTCGCCGTGTAAAAGCGTTGTCGGTTTACTAGTCTTATTGCTAGAACGCTCGTCGTCTGACAGATAAAGCGCTCCTAGTTGTCTAACGGCTTTTCTCAAGGCAGCGTCCTGTCTGTATGCTGTTGCGACCTGCTGTAAACCGGGTTGAACAGCGTCAAGATTGGCCCCGTTATCTTCCAGAAAAGGTGTGACAAAGATCGACTCATGGTTGAGCGCACGCATTTGGCTATTTGCAAAAATCGGCTCGCGCGTGTGACTCAGAAACTGATGGTGTAGTTCTGACAGAAAGAAAGCCAATGCTTCGGCTTCCACATCAGGCAAAAATTGACTCGACTGGTACAAAAAAGTGTAGTTGCGCGCATCCCCTAAATCCTGGAGGACAATCGTATTATTTTCTTC contains the following coding sequences:
- a CDS encoding phosphotransferase, which translates into the protein MLHLDVQEVSVLQDYLRRRGWLDNEERIASVEQLGRGRMNYTLRVTTANRTLIVKQSQTYTEPFSTISAPAQRAIVEGRFYERTQLVPMLANHMPQLLGVDEENNTIVLQDLGDARNYTFLYQSSQFLPDVEAEALAFFLSELHHQFLSHTREPIFANSQMRALNHESIFVTPFLEDNGANLDAVQPGLQQVATAYRQDAALRKAVRQLGALYLSDDERSSNKTSKPTTLLHGDYHPGRWLQVVAGETTAVKIIDPEFCFYGPPEFDLGVLMAHLMMAQQPFAVLDVILSNYEKPTGFDEMLRKQFTGIELVRRLVGPAQLPLNLSLSQKQALLEEARLMLQ
- a CDS encoding outer membrane beta-barrel family protein; protein product: MKNLFLFLLFFVPLLTIGQSNPGRVTGSLADSTTTKSIPFATVALQTSDSKIVSGVTTDDQGAFVLDKVATGVYKVVISFVGYRTKTIEKIAVTSEKPVINLGKIVVSPDSRNLSEVNVVGQKALVEDKGDRLVYNAERDASNTGGTAVDVLRKAPMLTVDLDGNLKMRGSGNIKVLVNGKPSSIMARNLADALKQMPANIIKSVEVITSPGAKYDAEGSAGVINIITKKGVQGTNGTVNVTGGNLNRSLGGNLNVKGKKLGLAISLNGYQYRNIAENNSVRTALTDGQPTSVLNQSTYRDNTGTGGYGEMSFDYDPDSTNRINFSANAWGGNFPMNSTLDSRLTDPQGAVIQQYHRDIKFRNPYGNSEFNLGWTKSFKKSGQELSVLTQYARMPDNYYYTITQNDMQSEVPTYLERSTNLSRNNEYTFQTDYAHPFTARTKRDTLTIKAEVGAKTILRGIGSEFVIEQALTGMESSYAIDPNRSNEFTYDQQVMAGYASLKIDSKRKWNLTAGTRLEHTSIQGDFVTTKSRFTNQYQNLIPSFTLAKTLKDKHTFKVSYTQRISRPLIWYLNPYRNYSDPKNVQTGNPYLNPELTHATELSYNTFGKEGMSFNAALFWRQTNNSIEWLSTVDAQGAALSSPQNIGRNASYGANVNLTLQPNKNFNLSIGSDLTYVDLTSVALNQRTNGWVWSTTPNASYKLPKDLTIQANGYVGSGWISLQSRNSGWYYYGISAKKELMDKKVTLTLNLNNPFNRSVKITGDQFAPSFTAQNTSLFVNRSFRLTLNYKFGQMSSGGKQSRKISNDDKK
- a CDS encoding pyruvate dehydrogenase complex E1 component subunit beta — translated: MREIQFREALREAMSEEMRRDSKVYLMGEEVAEYNGAYKVSQGMLDEFGPERVIDTPIAELGFAGIGVGSAMNGLRPIIEFMTFNFSLVAIDQVINSAAKVMSMSGGQYSCPIVFRGPTGNAGMLSSQHSQNFENWFANTPGLKVVVPSNPYDAKGLLKSSIRDNDPVIFMESELMYGDKGQVPEEEYLIPIGQANIVREGNDVTIVSFGKIMKVALAAAEELAKNGVSAEVIDLRSVRPIDYATIINSVKKTNRCVIVEEAWPLSAISSELTYNIQRNAFDYLDAPVIRVNSMDLPLPYAPTLIEAILPNVKRTLQAVESVMYKK